GCGCTGGCTGTATTCACGATCAGCAGCACTTTTCCTTTGTAAGCCGCTAAGGATTGCTCTTCTCCCTGAATGGTTTGGACCTGGATATCATAGATCGACATGAGTAAACTCTCCTTTATAGAACGTATTTGAACTTCCCTCATTATAGCATTGCATTCCCGTTCATTTCCAAAGTTGCCTGCTTCCCGCTCATATGCTATAGTTGATCTCTGTTTTTATTTTCCATATACGCTTAGGAGGTAACTGATCTTGGACACAAAGACTCAAAGTGCCTATCAAGACGAATTGCAGCAGCTTGAAGCTACCAGCCAAGAAATCGACCGGCAGCTTGCCCTATTACACGCTACTCCGGTTTATTACGGACCCGATGTAACCGAGCAAGCCCTGGAAGGCATTCGCGAGCAGGCGAGGCATAACTTGTCCAAAGCCGTGGAAGAGCCTTATTTTGGACGAATGGATTTTCAGGAAAACGGCACTGAGCAGGCCGCTCCCCTCTACATCGGCAAAGCCGGTGTAGAAGACCCGCAAACAGGCAAGCTGCTCGTCATTGATTGGCGCGCTCCCGTTGCGAGCTTGTTTTATTCGTTTACCGGCGGTCTGGATCCGGCTTCCTACGAATCTCCCGACGGAATCATCGAAGGGCTTGTTTATTTAAAAAGAAACCTTGTGATTCGCAAGCAAATTCTGCAGCGGGTTGTAGATACTTATGACCGCAGCCAAGATTCACTTGCTGTAGGAGACGAATTTTTGCTATACCGTCTTGGTGAAAACAAAGACAGTAAGCTTCGAGATATTGTATCTACAATTCAAGCGGAGCAAGACCGGATTATTCGTGCGGCTAAGAATACAGCGCTCATCATTCAAGGAGTTGCAGGCAGCGGGAAAACAACGGTAGCGCTCCATCGCCTCGCCTTCCTGTTGTATCAATACCGCGAACAGATTCGCGCGGAACGAATGATTATTTTTGCACCCAACAGTATGTTTCTCGATTACATCTCGGGCGTATTGCCGGAACTTGGAGTCGGCAGCATCCAACAAAGCACGTTTACGGATTGGGTACTCGACATTTTGGATCAGGAAGTCAAAGTAGTCGATCCGTCCCTCGCTTTGCAAACCTGGTTTGCTACCAGCGGCAAGCGGCCTGTGATCGATGAACACACCCCTGGACGATACAAAGGGTCGATCCGCTTTCAGCAGTATTTGGATGATTGTCTCACCCGCTTTGAGACGACATACGTTCCCGCTTCGGATTTCATCCCTTGGGAAGGCGCCAAGCTGCCAATCGCCAAAATCCGCGAATGGTTCTTTGTAGAGAATAAACATTATCCTCTTGTCAAGCGCCGCGAACGTGTTGTCGCCAGAATCAAACGATGGATGGACATGCAGCTGGAGAGAATTTGGGAAACAAGCCGCAAGAAAGAATTAAAGAAAAAGGGAGCTCAGAAGCTCCGCAGCTACTTGACCGCATGGCCCGAGCATACTGCCTTTTCGCTCTATAAACTTCTCTACTCTGAGACAGGTAGACCGGAGAGCTTGCCGATCGAACTTTTACATCAGCTTCCCGAGACTTTGGTTGCGCAGGCAGCCAAGCAGTTCAAAAAGAAAGAAGTGCAGCACGAAGATTTGGCTCCGCTCTTGTACATCCACTCCCGTCTGCACGGTATCCCTTCGGACCGCATGTTCGATCATGTCGTCATTGATGAGGCGCAGGATTTCTCGCCGTTTCAAGTGGCGGTCCTGAACTCCTATACACGTAACCGGTCGTTCACGATCCTGGGAGACCTGTCACAAGGAATTCATGCGTATCAGGGAATCATGGATTGGAAGGAATTCTCGGATTTATTTGAGGATAACGAAACGGGCTATTTCGAACTGGAGCGAAGCTACCGTTCTACGATGGAAATCATCCATTTTGCCAACCAGGTGCTCACACGCGGTGTCGAGAATCCCTTACTGGCCGTACCCGTATTCCGCAGCGGAGATAAAGTTCGGGTTCTACAGACGAAAGCATCGGAACGTCTGCCGCT
This genomic window from Paenibacillus hexagrammi contains:
- a CDS encoding HelD family protein — translated: MDTKTQSAYQDELQQLEATSQEIDRQLALLHATPVYYGPDVTEQALEGIREQARHNLSKAVEEPYFGRMDFQENGTEQAAPLYIGKAGVEDPQTGKLLVIDWRAPVASLFYSFTGGLDPASYESPDGIIEGLVYLKRNLVIRKQILQRVVDTYDRSQDSLAVGDEFLLYRLGENKDSKLRDIVSTIQAEQDRIIRAAKNTALIIQGVAGSGKTTVALHRLAFLLYQYREQIRAERMIIFAPNSMFLDYISGVLPELGVGSIQQSTFTDWVLDILDQEVKVVDPSLALQTWFATSGKRPVIDEHTPGRYKGSIRFQQYLDDCLTRFETTYVPASDFIPWEGAKLPIAKIREWFFVENKHYPLVKRRERVVARIKRWMDMQLERIWETSRKKELKKKGAQKLRSYLTAWPEHTAFSLYKLLYSETGRPESLPIELLHQLPETLVAQAAKQFKKKEVQHEDLAPLLYIHSRLHGIPSDRMFDHVVIDEAQDFSPFQVAVLNSYTRNRSFTILGDLSQGIHAYQGIMDWKEFSDLFEDNETGYFELERSYRSTMEIIHFANQVLTRGVENPLLAVPVFRSGDKVRVLQTKASERLPLMVQSVRHLQQGSAATIAVVARTEKQALQLHEALTEAGVEANLITAKQREYRGGISVVPIYLTKGLEFDAVLLMDVTASHYEVNLTDAKLLYVGCTRALHELWLLAAGDLSPLVLTDDSEIVSTESPF